The Oncorhynchus tshawytscha isolate Ot180627B linkage group LG18, Otsh_v2.0, whole genome shotgun sequence genome has a window encoding:
- the LOC112218061 gene encoding uncharacterized protein LOC112218061 produces MEQEAAMWRLGQGGRDGKGCPRYQPPGSPRSTRRTSPACLTREDCREEFDFVSVGNTSRASIQIIPKITVDSLDFEIKLKQSATLPQNPWLSLPVDNLENSYTVTITQNPSPHQQDIKSPNPSECSHHTDQLSNRSRDQPTQTEVHTSPQSRGAQPSDSILQAQDSFEESELSPTCNSLSSTITDAGDVPNYTAESIPTLPGDTYDFHNPKRDTCERITSSMCNGSHPPLLRRSSEKDRRTNAQRGGRECDGTGADVECSSEYSELKQSVGIMGQ; encoded by the exons ATGGAGCAGGAAGCAGCCATGTGGAGACTGgggcaaggagggagggatgggaagggCTGTCCACGGTACCAGCCACCAGGCAGCCCCAGATCCACGAGGAGAACATCTCCAGCGTGTCTGACTCGGGAGGACTGTAGGGAGGAGTTTGACTTTGTTTCTGTGGGCAACACCTCCAGGGCCAGCATTCAGATTATCCCTAAAATAACGGTGGACTCGCTAGATTTTGAGATCAAACTGAAGCAGTCGGCTACCCTGCCCCAGAACCCCTGGCTCAGTCTGCCTGTGGATAACCTGGAGAACTCTTACACGGTCACCATCACCCAGAACCCTTCACCACATCAACAAGACATCAAGAGCCCAAACCCCTCAGAGTGCTCCCACCACACCGACCAATTATCCAATCGGTCTCGAGACCAGCCCACACAGACGGAGGTACACACCAGTCCTCAGAGCAGAGGGGCACAGCCCAGTGACAGTATCCTACAGGCACAGGACAGCTTTGAGGAGTCAGAACTGAGCCCCACTTGTAATTCCCTCTCCAGCACCATCACAGATGCAGGAGACGTGCCCAACTACACTGCAGAGAGCATTCCCACTCTTCCCGGGGATACGTATGACTTCCATAACCCCAAACGGGACACCTGTGAAAG GATTACAAGCTCCATGTGTAACggatctcatcctcctcttctgaggaggagtagcgagaaggatcggaggaccaatgcgcagcgtg GTGGAAGAGAATGTGATGGCACAGGAGCAGATGTGGAATGTTCTTCTGAATACTCGGAGCTCAAGCAAAGTGTGGGCATCATGGGGCAGTGA